One Vanacampus margaritifer isolate UIUO_Vmar chromosome 20, RoL_Vmar_1.0, whole genome shotgun sequence DNA window includes the following coding sequences:
- the mc4r gene encoding melanocortin receptor 4 has product MFSSACFPTQPFFIHEHLHRPMGKKSTERCVCVCVCVCVCVCVCVCVCVCVCVCVCVCVCVCVCVCVRVCVCVCVCVCVCVCVCVCVCVCVCACVCACVTYNSGKWEDRTPSRASPSLHSLANLTLTLVCNLGGERSFKVSLLKMGTAEDESFLGGGIMNSTGQQGLTPDFRNRSRASLADETPERDSSEGCYDQLLISTEVFLTLGIISLLENILVVVAIVKNKNLHSPMYFFICSLAVADMLVSASNASETIVIALINGGRLSVPVRVIKNMDNVFDSMICSSLLASICSLLAIAVDRYITIFYALRYHNIVTLRRAALVIGGIWSCCVASGVLFIVYSESVTVLVCLISMFFAMLVLMASLYVHMFLLARLHMKRIAALPGQPPVQQRANMKGAITLTILLGVFVVCWAPFFLHLILMISCPRNPYCTCFMSHFNMYLILIMSNSVIDPIIYAFRSQEMRKTFKEIFCCSHTFLCV; this is encoded by the coding sequence ATGTTTTCATCTGCTTGCTTTCCcactcaaccttttttcattCATGAACATCTCCACCGGCCAATGGGAAAGAAGAGCACggagaggtgtgtgtgtgtgtgtgtgtgtgtgtgtgtgtgtgtgtgtgtgtgtgtgtgtgtgtgtgtgtgtgtgtgtgtgtgtgtgtgtgtgtgtgtgtgtgtgtgtgtgtgtgtgtgtgtgcgtgtgtgtgtgtgtgtgtgtgtgtgtgtgtgtgtgtgtgtgtgtgtgtgtgtgtgtgtgtgtgtgtgtgtgtgtgcgtgtgtgtgcgcgtgtgtgacgTATAATAGCGGCAAGTGGGAGGATCGCACGCCATCTCGGGCTTCGCCCTCCCTGCACTCGCTCGCTAATCTCACTCTGACTCTGGTTTGCAACCTCGGCGGCGAGCGTTCGTTCAAGGTGTCCCTCTTGAAAATGGGGACGGCAGAAGACGAGAGTTTTTTAGGAGGAGGAATCATGAACTCCACGGGCCAGCAAGGTCTGACCCCGGACTTCCGGAACCGGAGCCGGGCGTCGCTGGCCGACGAGACCCCCGAGCGGGATTCCTCGGAGGGCTGCTACGaccagctgctgatctccaCCGAGGTCTTCCTGACTCTGGGCATCATCAGCCTGCTGGAGAACATCCTGGTGGTGGTGGCCATCGTCAAGAACAAAAACCTGCACTCGCCCATGTACTTCTTCATCTGCAGCCTGGCGGTGGCCGACATGCTGGTGAGCGCCTCCAACGCTTCGGAGACCATCGTCATCGCGCTCATCAACGGCGGCCGGCTCAGCGTGCCGGTGCGGGTCATCAAGAACATGGACAACGTCTTCGACTCCATGATCTGCAGCTCGCTGCTGGCGTCCATCTGCAGCCTGCTGGCCATCGCCGTCGACCGCTACATCACCATCTTCTACGCCCTGCGCTACCACAACATCGTCACGCTGCGGAGGGCCGCGCTGGTCATCGGCGGCATCTGGAGCTGCTGCGTGGCGTCGGGCGTGCTCTTCATCGTCTACTCGGAGAGCGTCACCGTGCTGGTGTGCCTGATCAGCATGTTCTTCGCCATGCTGGTGCTGATGGCCTCGCTGTACGTGCACATGTTCCTGCTGGCGCGCCTGCACATGAAGCGCATCGCGGCGCTGCCGGGCCAGCCGCCGGTCCAGCAGCGCGCCAACATGAAGGGCGCCATCACGCTGACCATCCTGCTGGGCGTCTTCGTGGTGTGCTGGGCGCCCTTCTTCTTGCACCTCATCCTGATGATCAGCTGCCCGCGCAACCCGTACTGCACCTGCTTCATGTCGCACTTCAACATGTACCTGATCCTCATCATGAGCAACTCCGTCATCGACCCCATCATCTACGCCTTCCGGAGCCAGGAGATGAGGAAGACCTTCAAGGAGATCTTCTGCTGCTCGCACACCTTCCTGTGCGTGTGA